AAGAAGCTTTCTCGTGAATTTGATCTAATGCTTATTACGGAATATTTCGACGAATCTTTGCTGTTGCTCCGCAAGCTTATGTGTTGGAGTTTTGATGATATCTTATACCTGAAACAAAATGTAAGGGCAGATGAATCTCGCTCACAGTCCTTATCAGAACCACTGAAAGACAGGATACGTAAATGGAATGTAGCAGATACACGTCTTTATGAATATTTCAACCAAACATTGTGGAAGAAAATCGCGGCATATGGACCAAGTTTTCGTCGCGATTTACAGTACTTCAAAGATAAAGAAACTTACCTTCATAACCTCTGCGTTGGCAATGCTACATCTATAACCAATACACGGAGAAATCTCACGAAAACAAGGTATAATGTGGTAGAGAATGCTACGGATCACTGTACTTTAATGATTAATAAtgagaaaaatgtttttaaacgtcTCTGGGTGAAGCAAGAAAGTGTGGCATAATCTCAGTGACCACGGTAAAGATAATGGACGcattatatagacgaatccaatttcacgcattcctacacctcaatggcagccatagctgggtccccgctgagtctatcccacctgaaatgtgacatgatgcgtccttggcgggaaatataaactgcattccatcagcgtgttacacgtagacaaaagaatgatgaaagtttaccacacaatacaatataacatcgatttttagggggctttaatccacccaattgggcagtcacaacaccagtttggtgcgcaggggacccagtaatggccgaatgaattctgaccatcacgagtggctcgttggattcgtctatgccTTAGTATTTCAAACATTTGCATGCAGCACAAAAATTATGAGAGTATAAAAAGAGAC
This DNA window, taken from Amphiura filiformis chromosome 16, Afil_fr2py, whole genome shotgun sequence, encodes the following:
- the LOC140172735 gene encoding galactosylceramide sulfotransferase-like; the protein is MQISDWLTAPKYGARFLDNNQMLDLGLRTTKFRNSSAVAKHIKKLSREFDLMLITEYFDESLLLLRKLMCWSFDDILYLKQNVRADESRSQSLSEPLKDRIRKWNVADTRLYEYFNQTLWKKIAAYGPSFRRDLQYFKDKETYLHNLCVGNATSITNTRRNLTKTRYNVVENATDHCTLMINNEKNVFKRLWVKQESVA